The following proteins are encoded in a genomic region of Novosphingobium sp. PP1Y:
- a CDS encoding DUF1427 family protein: protein MKPYLISLAVGLLVGLIYSLLNVRSPAPPTIALLGLLGMLLGEQIIPIAKRIAAGKEVTSFVRTDCAEHVLGRPIGQRKDEV, encoded by the coding sequence ATGAAACCTTACCTGATCTCACTGGCTGTGGGACTGCTAGTCGGCCTCATCTACAGCCTACTCAACGTCCGCTCCCCGGCTCCGCCGACAATTGCTCTCCTTGGTTTGCTCGGCATGTTGCTTGGCGAACAGATCATCCCCATCGCCAAAAGGATCGCGGCGGGCAAGGAAGTGACTTCTTTCGTACGAACGGACTGCGCCGAGCATGTTCTCGGCCGGCCCATCGGACAACGGAAGGACGAGGTATGA